The following proteins come from a genomic window of Phnomibacter ginsenosidimutans:
- a CDS encoding histidine decarboxylase, which translates to MTYDLSEQDRACLNHFTERMQERSEHFIGYPSATDIDYSELYPLLRYRLNNIGDPMVGSTSQINSRMFEREVLSFFAQLFQAPAQNWWGYVTNGGSEGNLYSLYLSRELYPDGIVYYSEATHYSVQKNIQLLNLRSIVIRQQENGEIDYDDLQQMLMQHRDKPAIIIANIGTTMTEAIDDIPQIKGILKQLAIKSHYIHADAALAGMYAALLGTGKPFDFAAGADSIAISGHKFLGVPIPCGVVLVKKNYKERIGKAIPYIGTVDTTITGSRNGHSPIFLWYALRKLGKEGMRQRALASLELADYTLQQLQALGIHAWLNEGAITVVFEAPSEKLRMQWQLATDGEWSHIICMPGVTKAQIDAFIDDLRNDLQTPGIHTTPLLHAN; encoded by the coding sequence ATGACATACGATTTAAGTGAGCAAGACCGGGCATGCCTCAATCATTTTACCGAACGCATGCAAGAACGCAGTGAACATTTCATTGGTTACCCATCCGCTACCGACATTGATTATTCAGAACTCTACCCGTTGCTCCGCTACCGGCTCAACAATATTGGTGACCCCATGGTAGGTTCTACCAGCCAAATTAACTCCCGCATGTTTGAACGGGAAGTGCTGAGCTTTTTTGCACAGCTTTTTCAGGCACCCGCACAAAACTGGTGGGGCTATGTTACCAACGGCGGCTCCGAAGGCAACCTGTACAGTTTGTACCTGAGCCGTGAGTTGTATCCCGACGGCATCGTATATTATTCCGAAGCCACCCACTACAGCGTACAGAAAAACATTCAGCTGCTCAACCTGCGTAGCATTGTAATTCGCCAGCAAGAAAATGGAGAAATCGATTATGACGATTTACAACAAATGCTGATGCAGCATCGGGATAAACCAGCCATCATCATTGCCAATATCGGCACTACCATGACGGAAGCCATTGATGATATTCCGCAGATCAAAGGCATTTTAAAACAGTTGGCCATCAAGAGCCACTACATACATGCCGATGCTGCACTGGCGGGTATGTATGCAGCATTGCTGGGCACCGGTAAACCATTCGATTTTGCTGCAGGTGCCGATAGCATCGCCATTAGTGGTCACAAGTTTTTGGGTGTCCCCATTCCTTGCGGTGTGGTATTGGTAAAAAAGAATTACAAAGAACGCATCGGCAAAGCTATCCCATATATCGGCACGGTAGATACCACCATCACTGGAAGCCGCAACGGCCATAGCCCGATTTTTTTATGGTATGCCTTACGCAAACTGGGCAAAGAAGGCATGCGCCAGAGAGCTTTGGCCAGCCTGGAATTAGCAGATTACACGTTGCAACAACTGCAAGCACTGGGCATACATGCATGGCTCAACGAAGGTGCTATCACCGTCGTGTTTGAAGCACCATCAGAAAAACTACGGATGCAATGGCAGCTGGCTACAGACGGCGAATGGAGCCACATTATTTGTATGCCCGGTGTTACCAAAGCACA
- a CDS encoding Lrp/AsnC family transcriptional regulator — MGVKLDQIDIAMLNLLQQDASLGVKEIAARVGLSQSPTFERLKKLKQEGYIKKIVALVDNKKLDKNLVAICMITLKEQGIETKQNFEAQTAQMPEVMEVLCVSGGWDYILKVATKDMPSFHHFISNRLAPIQHIANINSNFILNEVKYDTAFLIEP, encoded by the coding sequence ATGGGCGTAAAATTGGATCAGATAGACATTGCGATGCTAAACTTGCTGCAGCAGGATGCATCGCTGGGGGTGAAGGAAATTGCTGCCCGGGTAGGGCTAAGTCAGTCACCCACTTTTGAGCGGCTGAAAAAACTGAAGCAGGAAGGCTATATCAAAAAAATAGTAGCCTTGGTCGACAACAAGAAGCTCGACAAAAACCTGGTGGCCATTTGCATGATTACACTCAAGGAGCAAGGCATTGAAACCAAGCAAAACTTTGAGGCGCAAACAGCTCAAATGCCGGAAGTGATGGAAGTGCTTTGTGTATCGGGTGGTTGGGATTACATTTTGAAAGTGGCTACCAAAGACATGCCTTCGTTTCATCATTTCATCAGCAACCGGCTGGCGCCGATTCAGCACATTGCCAACATCAACAGCAACTTTATCTTGAATGAAGTAAAGTACGATACGGCTTTTTTAATAGAGCCCTGA
- a CDS encoding carbonic anhydrase, translated as MNFYDQIFDNNRRWAASKKAGDQHFFEQLAQSQSPEILYIGCSDSRVSAEEMTGIHPGEMFVHRNVGNIIPSTDPNSAAVIDYAIKHLRVKHVVVCGHYNCGGVKAAMQAKDMGILNPWLRNIRDVYRLHKEELNAIADEEEKYKRLVELNVQEQCINVIKTAALQKAYLQQGFPSVHGWVFDLHSGELIDLHIDFESILSEIRQIYDLGSGMMQEPSE; from the coding sequence ATGAATTTTTACGACCAAATATTTGACAACAACCGCCGCTGGGCCGCCAGCAAAAAAGCAGGTGACCAACATTTTTTTGAACAACTCGCCCAAAGCCAGTCGCCGGAAATTTTATACATCGGCTGTAGCGATAGCCGCGTATCGGCCGAAGAAATGACGGGCATTCACCCGGGCGAAATGTTTGTGCACCGCAATGTGGGCAACATCATTCCCAGCACCGACCCCAACTCTGCCGCCGTCATCGACTATGCGATTAAACATTTGCGGGTAAAGCATGTGGTAGTATGTGGACATTACAATTGCGGTGGCGTAAAGGCGGCCATGCAAGCAAAAGACATGGGCATACTCAACCCATGGCTGCGCAATATCCGGGACGTGTACCGATTGCACAAAGAAGAACTGAATGCCATTGCGGATGAAGAAGAAAAATACAAACGCCTTGTAGAACTAAACGTGCAAGAGCAATGCATCAACGTGATTAAAACGGCGGCATTGCAAAAAGCCTATTTGCAACAAGGCTTTCCATCGGTACATGGTTGGGTGTTTGATTTGCACAGCGGTGAACTCATCGATTTGCATATCGACTTCGAAAGTATCCTTTCAGAAATACGCCAGATATACGATCTCGGCAGTGGCATGATGCAAGAGCCGAGTGAATAA